GAATATAAACCTGTTACTCCGAGTCGGCGCCATATGAGTGGATATGCCTTTGAGGAAATCACTCCAGGGGGGCCTGAGAAGTCACTGCTTGAGACCCTCAAGAGTAAAGCAGGGAGGGATAACCAGGGAAGGATTGCGGTTCGTCATCAGGGTGGAGGAAACAAGAGAAAGTATCGGATCATCGATTTTAAAAGAGACAAGATTGGTGTTCCTGCCAAAGTGGAGAGGATTGAGTACGACCCAAATCGTTCAGCCCGTATTGCTCTTTTGAAATATGTTGATGGTGAAAAGCGGTACATCATTGCTCCCCTGGGACTGGTGGTGGGAGATACCGTGATAAGCGGACCTGATGCCGATATCCGGCCAGGGAATGCTCTCCCTCTTCGTTCGATACCGGTGGGAACCTTTATTCATAATGTTGAACTTCGAAAGGGTAAAGGAGGACAGTTGGTTCGATCTGCAGGTGGGTATGCACAGCTTATGGCTAAAGAAGGCGACTACGCTCAGGTAAGGATGCCGTCTGGAGAAGTACGTCTTATCCATCTTGACTGTATGGCTACAGTTGGACAGGTTGGGAATGTCGACCACGAGAACGTGACCATTGGAAAAGCTGGTAGAAGCCGTTGGTTAGGAATACGCCCAACGGTAAGAGGTGTAGCCATGAACCCCATTGATCATCCTCATGGTGGTGGTGAGGGGCGATCCCATGGTGGAAGGCATCCGGTCAGCCCTTGGGGTGTGTTGACCAAGGGATTCAAGACCAGGAAAAACAAAAATACTGATAAGTGGATTGTAAAGAGGAGAAAGTAAGCGGAAGGAGGCATTGCATTGGGTAGGTCGTCTAAAAAAGGTCCCTATGTGGACCCGAAATTACGAAAGAAGATTGACGAGATGAATAGGCGCGGTGAAAAGAGAGTCATCAAGAGCTGGTGCCGGGCCTGCGTGATTATTCCCGAAATGGTTGGACACACCATTGCGGTGCATAACGGAAAGAAGCATGTGCCAGTTTACATCACGGAACAGATGGTTGGACATCGTTTAGGGGAGTTTGCTCCGACCCGGACGTTTAAGGGACACGGAAATCCCACTGAGCGTTCTACCGCTCTGAAATAAGGAGGTGTGCCTTGGTGGAAGCCAGAGCAACCGCGAAGTATTTGCGTATTTCAC
This portion of the Atribacterota bacterium genome encodes:
- the rpsS gene encoding 30S ribosomal protein S19 encodes the protein MGRSSKKGPYVDPKLRKKIDEMNRRGEKRVIKSWCRACVIIPEMVGHTIAVHNGKKHVPVYITEQMVGHRLGEFAPTRTFKGHGNPTERSTALK
- the rplB gene encoding 50S ribosomal protein L2; this encodes MANIKEYKPVTPSRRHMSGYAFEEITPGGPEKSLLETLKSKAGRDNQGRIAVRHQGGGNKRKYRIIDFKRDKIGVPAKVERIEYDPNRSARIALLKYVDGEKRYIIAPLGLVVGDTVISGPDADIRPGNALPLRSIPVGTFIHNVELRKGKGGQLVRSAGGYAQLMAKEGDYAQVRMPSGEVRLIHLDCMATVGQVGNVDHENVTIGKAGRSRWLGIRPTVRGVAMNPIDHPHGGGEGRSHGGRHPVSPWGVLTKGFKTRKNKNTDKWIVKRRK